One Chroicocephalus ridibundus chromosome 21, bChrRid1.1, whole genome shotgun sequence DNA segment encodes these proteins:
- the LOC134526018 gene encoding gonadotropin-releasing hormone II receptor-like → MNVTGTAGNRSCAIEEPVLLPTFSTAAKVRVAVTCLLFLSSVCCNGAVLWSAARAPQRRPPRIRILMANLAAADLLVTLVVMPLDAAWNVTVQWYGGDVACRGLMFLKLAAMYASAFITVVIALDRHAAIVNPLVLGCAERRNKAMLCTAWGLSALLALPQAFVFRTVSRSRPRRFVQCATVGSFGAHWQETLYNMFTFACLFLLPLLVMVLCYGRILAAISGRMKDPRASSREIQLRRSYDNIPRARMRTLKMSIVIVLTFIVCWTPYYLLGLWYWFSPEMLTREKVPPSLSHILFLFGLFNTCLDPLVYGLFTVHFRREMWRICRCSRRQHEQEAASALTGSFHISTAVVPTRRTGNSLGEAEKHQLEVMAAAAPPGRGCELCRRRTVESFM, encoded by the exons ATGAATGTCACCGGGACGGCGGGAAACCGGAGCTGCGCCATTGAGGAGCCAGTCCTGCTGCCCACCTTCTCCACAGCAGCCAAGGTGCGGGTGGCTGtcacctgcctcctcttcctctcctcggTGTGCTGCAACGGGGCTGTGCTCTGGTCGGCCGCCCGGGCACCACAGCGGCGGCCACCCCGCATCCGCATCCTGATGGCCAACCTGGCAGCAGCCGATCTGCTGGTGACGCTGGTGGTGATGCCGTTGGACGCTGCCTGGAATGTCACCGTGCAGTGGTACGGGGGGGATGTGGCGTGCCGGGGGCTCATGTTCCTCAAGTTGGCCGCCATGTATGCCTCGGCCTTCATCACCGTCGTCATCGCCTTGGACCGCCACGCCGCCATTGTCAACCCCCTGGTGCTGGGCTGCGCCGAGAGGAGGAACAAGGCCATGCTGTGCACAGCGTGGGGGCTCAGTgccctgctggccctgccccAG GCGTTCGTGTTCCGCACGGTGAGCCGGTCACGGCCACGGCGCTTCGTGCAGTGCGCGACGGTGGGGAGTTTTGGAGCGCACTGGCAGGAGACGCTCTACAACATGTTCACCTTtgcctgcctcttcctcctgcccctccttgtCATGGTGCTCTGCTACGGCCGCATCCTCGCTGCCATCTCGGGCAGGATGAAGGACCCCCGCG cctcctcccggGAGATCCAGCTCCGTCGCTCTTACGACAACATCCCCCGGGCCAGGATGCGGACGCTCAAGATGTCCATCGTCATCGTCCTGACCTTCATCGTCTGCTGGACACCCTACTACCTCCTGGGCCTCTGGTACTGGTTCTCCCCGGAGATGTTGACCCGGGAGAAGGTGCCGCCATCCCTCAGCcacatcctcttcctctttggcCTCTTCAACACCTGCCTGGACCCACTCGTCTATGGGCTTTTCACGGTGCATTTCCGCAGGGAAATGTGGCGCATTTGCCGCTGCAGCCGCCGCCAGCACGAGCAGGAGGCTGCCTCTGCCCTCACGGGTTCCTTCCACATCTCCACCGCGGTGGTGCCAACCCGGAGAACCGGGAACAGCCTGGGGGAAGCTGAAAAACACCAGCTGGAGGTGATGGCGGCGGCAGCTCCGCCAGGCCGGGGATGCGAGCTGTGTCGCAGGAGGACAGTGGAGAGCTTCATGTGA